One window of Microbacterium sediminis genomic DNA carries:
- a CDS encoding glycosyltransferase has protein sequence MQPLTVLLGCDTFSPDINGAARFAERLAAGLVERGHDVHVSAPARRFRKQEPAIEQIEGQPLMLHRLPSVRLFWHEWLRFVWPWRSKHWARVVLDRVNPDVVHIQSHIVIGRGLAREARKRGIPVIATNHVMPENILDNTLLPDALNKVFVKLAWADAERTFGLTAAVTTPTRKAADFLESTIDIAGVIPVSCGIDQKQYTPDLSPRTENRVVFVGRLTTEKQVDVILRAVAQLDPELDVKLDLVGDGDQRPHLEKLAEELGIRERVHFFGHTTDAELRAALTRASVFAIASIAELQSIATMEAMASGLPIVAANAVALPHLVHEGENGHLFEPGNVDELADRLRDVLTAAPEDRRAMQEASLRIVSAHDINRTLDTFEALYRGEPLPA, from the coding sequence GTGCAGCCGCTGACCGTACTCCTCGGCTGCGACACGTTCTCGCCCGACATCAACGGCGCCGCCCGCTTCGCGGAGCGCCTCGCCGCGGGCCTCGTCGAGCGGGGCCACGACGTGCACGTGTCGGCACCCGCGCGTCGGTTCCGCAAGCAGGAGCCCGCGATCGAGCAGATCGAGGGCCAGCCGCTCATGCTGCACCGGCTCCCCTCGGTGCGCCTGTTCTGGCACGAGTGGCTGCGCTTCGTGTGGCCGTGGCGCTCCAAGCACTGGGCCCGCGTGGTGCTCGACCGGGTGAACCCCGACGTCGTGCACATCCAGTCGCACATCGTCATCGGCCGCGGCCTGGCCCGCGAGGCCCGCAAGCGCGGCATCCCCGTGATCGCCACCAACCATGTGATGCCCGAGAACATCCTCGACAACACGCTGCTGCCCGACGCGCTCAACAAGGTGTTCGTCAAGCTCGCCTGGGCCGACGCGGAGCGCACCTTCGGGCTCACGGCGGCCGTGACCACGCCCACGCGCAAGGCCGCGGACTTCCTCGAGTCGACGATCGACATCGCCGGGGTGATCCCCGTCAGCTGCGGCATCGATCAGAAGCAGTACACGCCCGACCTGTCGCCGCGCACCGAGAACCGCGTGGTGTTCGTCGGCCGGCTCACCACCGAGAAGCAGGTCGACGTGATCCTGCGCGCGGTCGCCCAGCTCGACCCGGAGCTCGACGTGAAGCTCGATCTCGTGGGCGACGGCGACCAGCGCCCGCACCTCGAGAAGCTCGCCGAGGAGTTGGGCATCCGCGAGCGCGTGCACTTCTTCGGCCACACCACCGACGCCGAGCTGCGCGCCGCGCTGACCCGGGCGAGCGTGTTCGCGATCGCCTCGATCGCTGAGCTGCAGTCGATCGCGACGATGGAGGCCATGGCCTCGGGCCTGCCGATCGTCGCCGCGAACGCGGTCGCGCTGCCGCACCTCGTGCACGAGGGCGAGAACGGGCACCTGTTCGAGCCGGGCAACGTCGATGAGCTCGCCGATCGCCTGCGCGACGTGCTCACCGCCGCGCCGGAGGACCGCCGCGCGATGCAGGAGGCGTCGCTGCGGATCGTCTCGGCGCACGACATCAACCGCACGCTCGACACCTTCGAGGCCCTGTACCGCGGCGAGCCGCTGCCCGCCTAG